A stretch of Aedes aegypti strain LVP_AGWG chromosome 2, AaegL5.0 Primary Assembly, whole genome shotgun sequence DNA encodes these proteins:
- the LOC5578356 gene encoding cyclic AMP-dependent transcription factor ATF-6 alpha — protein MNTVVMDEQQLYDGTMLDIDPILDDFPMEMYQGSLNGCVGSCAGVLSQEEGISPQDEQCMMSPQYGDFIDPDMFLNGVVKRESESECSTGSHRDTPSPSDSNKSCDSYPSSGYGSCGGVQMNNILFDSPPTSPEYPANPPQIVTAAPVNGVVRVGAAQIPAIQKPVCLTNLADLKKVKIPPKNAKPNNGNPTGAVTKTITNKTIVLTAKDYQTLIRNMKSQTNNGTVLIRATPASAFAATKPVLPRPPRESPATVPTFQPGQTKPYPETPPTPVSPQIPLLLMPPSIEGTVNERALKKHQRMIKNRESAFLSRVRKKEYVTSLEQRIDELTKENLYLRDENAKLVEKIKHKCVCDGSRLKLGNFNIITKQMTPNVRKNTAIVLAMLFMVSFNFGPLGNLLTGQVANRDLLETPEEVPHHKRNLLWVEDSNLLSARNVDISLNLSNFDDLSARANGEEPFSICPFYVNQTENIRLASELRRWIGENGYKNLTDQDGDDMSINSFSEMFALKDTIDSMYQQMKDISSQMESFQKRSKLQLGIKKRNHLKGKKARSLEIYQKQKPRKESELAFYYSGFGKKYAKFFEEIGRRDDTFYLVSFSGEHLLLPALAYNKTNRPKMSLMLPAMVDNATHPSDKVTLMQIDCEVMNTSMIQIREKTIPGDLLRPHGKPDESTNGTNEKR, from the exons ATGAATACGGTGGTGATGGATGAGCAGCAGTTGTACG aTGGGACGATGTTGGACATCGATCCAATCCTGGATGATTTCCCCATGGAGATGTACCAAGGATCTCTGAATGGCTGCGTGGGATCTTGTGCCGGAGTGTTGTCCCAGGAAGAAGGAATATCTCCACAAGACGAGCAATGCATGATGAGTCCACAGTACGGAGATTTTATAGATCCGGACATGTTTCTGAATGGGGTGGTGAAGCGGGAAAGCGAATCGGAATGTTCCACGGGTTCGCATAGGGACACTCCTTCGCCCTCAGACAGCAATAAGAGCTGCGATTCGTACCCTTCGAGTGGGTATGGATCCTGTGGCGGTGTCCAGATGAATAATATTCTGTTTGATAGCCCTCCTACTTCTCCGGAATACCCGGCAAATCCGCCACAGATAGTTACTGCAGCTCCCGTTAATGGTGTAGTTCGCGTCGGAGCAGCTCAAATTCCCGCAATACAGAAGCCAGTTTGCCTGACGAATCTAGCTGACCTGAAGAAGGTTAAAATTCCCCCGAAAAACGCAAAGCCGAACAATGGAAACCCGACTGGAGCTGTAACAAAAACCATTACCAACAAGACGATTGTTCTTACTGCAAAGGACTACCAAACGCTGATAAGGAATATGAAGAGCCAGACCAACAATGGAACCGTTCTGATCCGAGCAACGCCAGCATCGGCATTTGCAGCCACCAAACCCGTTCTCCCGAGACCCCCCAGGGAATCTCCGGCAACAGTACCAACATTTCAACCCGGCCAAACTAAACCTTACCCGGAAACACCTCCGACTCCCGTAAGCCCGCAGATCCCTCTTTTGCTGATGCCACCCTCAATCGAAGGAACGGTCAATGAACGGGCGCTCAAAAAGCATCAGCGAATGATTAAAAACCGGGAATCCGCCTTTCTGTCCCGAGTGCGCAAGAAAGAGTACGTCACGTCGCTGGAGCAACGCATCGATGAGCTCACGAAGGAGAATCTGTATCTGAGAGAC GAAAACGCTAAACTGGTTGAGAAAATCAAACACAAATGTGTCTGTGATGGAAGCAGGTTAAAGCTTGGCAACTTCAATATAATCACCAAGCAAATGACGCCCAACGTGCGAAAAAATACTGCAATAGTTTTGGCAATGCTGTTCATGGTTTCGTTCAATTTTGGACCGCTAGG GAATCTACTGACTGGACAGGTAGCAAATCGCGATTTGTTGGAAACCCCGGAAGAAGTGCCTCATCACAAGCGCAATCTGCTTTGGGTGGAGGATTCTAATCTTCTGAGCGCTCGGAATGTCGACATAAGTTTGAATCTGAGCAATTTCGATGATCTTTCTGCGAGAGCCAACGGAGAGGAGCCTTTTTCAATTTGTCCCTTTTATGTAAATCAAACGGAAAACATAAGACTGGCCAGCGAATTGCGTCGGTGGATTGGTGAAAATGGTTACAAAAACTTGACTGATCAGGACGGAGACGACATGAGCATCAATTCGTTTTCGGAAATGTTTGCCTTGAAAGACACGATCGATTCCATGTACCAACAGATGAAGGACATCAGTTCCCAGATGGAATCGTTCCAAAAGCGATCGAAACTTCAGTTGGGAATCAAGAAACGCAACCATCTGAAAGGGAAAAAGGCTCGATCGTTGGAAATTTATCAGAAGCAAAAGCCACGGAAGGAAAGCGAACTGGCGTTCTACTATTCTGGATTTGGCAAAAAGTATGCCAAGTTCTTCGAGGAAATTGGCCGTCGAGATGATACGTTCTATCTGGTGTCGTTTAGTGGAGAGCATCTGCTGCTACCAGCTTTAGCGTACAATAAAACCAATCGACCCAAAATGTCGCTAATGTTGCCGGCTATGGTGGATAATG CAACCCATCCATCCGACAAAGTGACATTGATGCAAATCGACTGCGAGGTGATGAACACATCGATGATCCAAATTCGGGAG